A window of Polynucleobacter sp. KF022 genomic DNA:
ATTTGATTTGAGTGGGGCTGAAGTGATTCCAGAGGCTGAGATTTATATGACACGCGATATGGACTTTACGGTGTCTACAGTTCTGGCAACAGACGTACAAATGCAGCAGTTCATAACGCTGATGCGTAAAGACTTGGCTATTCAAATATTGCGTCGTGTAGCGGCAGCCGCTAAGGCACCGCAAGCCCGTTCTTTTTAGGTAAACAGAGCTCGCATGGTTAAAGTCGATGCCTTGCAAGTGCACCTTAAGTCCCTAAGTTCAGGCGGCGTAATGTTGCCGCTATATATTTTTAGTGGCGATGAGCCGCTATTAATGATGGAGGCGATGGACCAACTGAGGGCTGTCGCAAAAAAACAGAACTTTACTGAGCGTGAGGTGTTGCTGCAGGAGCGTGGATTTGACTGGAGTGCGCTATTAAGTGCAGGCCAGACTATGTCCTTGTTTGGTGATAAGCGATGGGTAGAGTTACGCATCCCAACTGGCAAGCCTGGGCGCGATGGAGCGGATGCCTTAAAACAGTTTGCAACTCAAATTGCTGCGCAGTCAGCGGGTTCCGAAGGTCCCGATACTGTGGTTTGTATCGTTTTGCCTCGCTTGGATGGCAAGACTAAAACCTCAGCATGGTTTAGTGCTTTGGATGATGCGGGTATGGCAATTCAGATTGATTCCTTGGATCGCAGTCATTTGCCGCAGTGGATTGCAGGACGTCTTAAGCGTCAAGATCAAGAGGTTGAGCCGGGTCCTGAAGGTCAACGTGCACTTCAATTTATCGCTGATCAGGTGGAGGGTAATTTAATCGCTGCCCATCAAGAAATTCTGAAACTAGGTCTGCTATACCCCACGGGAAAATTAACTGAAGAGCAAATTCGTTCTTCCATTCTGAAGGTGGCGCGCTATAACGTCTTCGAATTAACTGAGGCAATGTTGGCTGGTGATTTAGCACGATTAAATCGCATGCTTGATGGCTTAAAGGGTGAGGGTGAGCCGCTCGTGTTGATTCTATGGAGCGTAACGGAGGAGCTTCGGATACTATCTAAGCTAAAGGCGGCAAGTGATGCCGGCGAGTCTTTGCAAAACCTGATGCGTGCTAACCGGATATGGGGAAATAAGGAGCGCTTATACCCAGCGGCAATTAGAAGAGTTCAGCCTCTGAAATTACGAAGAGCTATGCAGGTAGCTGCCGGTTTAGATCGACAGGTAAAGGGGTTGCATGCTGCGGAGTTACCAGCTGATCCCTGGGATGGTTTGCGTTTAGTTGGAAATTTATTACGCTAAGAGAATTATTTAGTAAATACATAACAGTTTATAAAGTAACAAGAGAGCAACAAGAGAATACAAAATGAGTTCAGCGATTCAAGTAATGATGCAAGATATTGGAATGCGAGCGCGAGCGGCATCGCGTGCAATGGCGCGTGCATCAAGTGAGCAAAAGAATCAAGCTTTATTGCACATTGCTAAAGTGGTTCGTCAAAAGACAGATGAGATTCAGCGAGTGAATCAAGTGGACGTGGAGCGTGCCAAGGCAAATGGTCAAGATGCAGCTTTTGTAGATCGCTTAACGATGACACCAAAAACCATTGAAACGATGGCTTTAGGTTTAGAGCAAATTGTTTCGTTAGAAGATCCTATTGGCAAAATTACACCCTTACAAAAACAGGCTTCAGGTATTGAGCTTGGACAAATGCGCGTACCATTGGGTGTCATCGGCATTATTTATGAGTCACGTCCCAATGTCACTATTGATGCAGCTGCTTTGTGCTTAAAGTCCGGCAATGCCGTGATTCTGCGTGGTGGCTCTGAGGCGATTGATTCCAATACTTTATTGGCCCAGATTATTCAAGAAGGTTTGGCAGCTGCTGGCTTGCCTAAGGATGCAGTGCAAGTAGTGACAACAACTGATCGCAGTGCCGTTGGTGAAATGATCACCATGACTCAATATATTGATGTCATCGTGCCACGGGGCGGAAAGAGCTTGATCGCACGGTTGATGGCTGAAGCACGGGTTCCAATGATCAAGCACTTAGATGGTATCTGTCATACCTATATAGATTCCGATGCTGATGTAGCAATGGCCGTAAAGGTATGTGATAACGCCAAGACTCAACGCTATGCTCCATGTAATGCAATGGAGACTTTGTTGGTGAATCAAGAGATTGCAAATAAAGTACTACCAACCCTTTGTAAGATTTACCAAGATAAGGGCGTAGAGCTACGCGTTGATTCATTAACTCGTAAAACACTAGAGTCCAATGGCTTCCAGAATTTAGTCGATGCCAAAGAAGAAGATTGGCAAACCGAGTATTTAGCACCAATTCTGTCAATTAAGACTGTCGCCAATATTGATGAGGCGATGAATCACATTGAACAATATGGCAGTAAGCACACGGATGCCATCATTACTAATGACAAATCCAAAGCCGATCGTTTCTTGCGTGAAGTTGATAGCGCCAGCGTGATGGTCAATGCTAGTACGCGTTTTGCAGATGGTTTTGAGTATGGCCTGGGCGCTGAAATTGGGATCTCAAATGACAAACTACATGCTCGTGGCCCTGTTGGTCTGGATGGTTTGACTTCTCTGAAGTATGTCGTCATGGGTCATGGCGAGATCCGCACTTAAATTTAATAGAAAAGATTCAATATGAGTAATGCCTATCTCTGGGTCAAAACCTTTCACATCGTATTTATTACCTCGTGGTTCGCTGGCTTGTTTTACCTACCCAGAATTTTTGTCAATCTGGCTGAAGAGAAAAATGCTGAATCTTATGCTCGTTTGTTAGGTATGGCTGACCGTCTATTTCGGTTTATGACTATTTTGGCGGTGCCGGCAATCTTGTTGGGCCTGACTCTCTGGCTACACTTTGGCATTGGTCGCGGTGATACCTGGATGCACGCTAAATTATTATTTGTGATTCTAGTGATTGGTTATCACCATGCATGTTTAAGCTTGCTAAAGAAGTTCCGTACCGGTGTGAATAAGCGTTCAGGTGTTTGGTTTCGTTGGTTTAATGAAGTACCGGTCATTTTGCTAGTCGTCATTGTTGCTTTAGTGCTTTTCAAACCATAAAGCTGCCTCATTTTTAATTTTTTTAGACTGTTAGCCCCATGAGATTTTTTGTTGTATGTCCAGGCGGTTTAGAAGTGCCGCTTGCCCAGGAGCTCGCAGAGATTGCTGGACGCCCAGAATGCAAGGCTTTAGGGGCTTGGGTAATAGATCCGACACCTACAAGTCCGACTGGTGGCGTTGGTCTTGCTGCGCCATTATCTGCAGCAATGGCGCTAAATCTACACTCCAGAATTGCAAGCCGTGTTCTATTGCAAATGACTCAAGCACCCTATAGGCAAGAAGAAGATTTGTATAAGTTGGCTAGCGGTTTAGCGTGGGAGGAGTGGTTTACCTCCAAGCAAACTTTGCGTGTGGATGTGACGGCACATCGGTCTCCTTTAAAAAGTTTAAATTTTGCAACGCTCAAAATTAAAGATGCGATTGTGGATCGCTTGCGTGATGTCACCGGTGACCGGCCTAGTATTGATACCGCTTTCCCAGATGTGCGCGTACAGGCCCATTTAACAGCAACCCAAGTTGCGATTTATTTGGATACTTCTGGAGAGGCTCTATTTAAGCGTGGCTGGCGTGATGAAAAAGGGGATGCACCCCTAAAAGAAAATTTAGCAGCCGGCATCTTGTCGTTCACTGCCTGGAAGCCTGGGCAAACTTTATTTGACCCAATGTGCGGTAGTGGCACTTTTTTAATTGAGGCTGCTCAGATAGCTTTGTCTATTCCGCCTGGGGCGATTCGCGCAGGAATGTATGGCGATGATGCTAAGCCTAGCAGGCTGGCTTATCGCCCCCTGATTACCTCTGCACATGGCTTTGGATTTCAGAGGCTTAAGCCATTTAATGAGTCTGCTGAACAAAAGCGTTGGGTAGATTTAAAAGAGGGCGCTCTAGCGCAAATGTTAGAAAAGCGTAAACAGTTCCCTGGAGTTGATGCTTTACAAATTACCGGTGGCGATATTAATGAAAAATTAGTGTCGATGTTTAAGGGCAACTGGCAAAGAGCGCAGTTACCTGACCAGCCGGTAGTCCGTCAAATTGATGCCCTTGCTGCTAAGCCTCCAGGTGGAGTTGGTGAAGGAGTGATGTTGTTAAATCCACCTTATGGTGAGCGTCTAGTGATTAAAGGTGGTCGCGGACAAGATCGCGCTGCCAATCAAGATGCTCGATACGACGACGTGGATGAACCAGATAACCGCTTTGAACTGAATTTAGAGACTGGTCGTCAAAGTGCTAAACGTTCTAGCCGTGAATCATTAAAAAAACTACAGGCCCAAGAAGAGCAAGATCCAAAATTTGTGGAGTTTTTGCGTCAGTTTGGCCAGCATTTGAAAGATGACTTTGGTGGCTGGAATATATTCGTTTTAACTGCAGATATGGCCCTACCGGGTCAATTGCGTATTAAAGAATCCAAGCGTACCCCTTTATTTAACGGCCCTCTTGAGTGTCGTCTATTTAAGTTTGAGATGCATGCAAAGCGACCTACTTAAGTGGGCATAAAACCGTAAAATAAGACAACAAGTTAGAAGAAGTAAAGATAGGCGGAGAGCAAAGTAATGGAATTTAAAACATATATGTGTTTAATCTGCGGTTGGGTTTATGACGAAGCTGCTGGTTTGCCTGATGAAGGCATTGCGCCAGGCACGCTTTGGAAGGATGTGCCGATGAATTGGACATGTCCGGAGTGCGGTGCCCGCAAAGAAGATTTTGAAATGATGGCAATTTAATTAAAAACAATAATGGCAAAAGTAGATCAAAACGAAGCGCTATTTGAGCGTGCGCAAAAGACAATTCCTGGGGGAGTGAACTCTCCGGTGAGGGCTTTCCGTCAGGTGGGCGGCACACCTCGTTTTGTTGCTAAAGCTAAGGGCCCTTATTTTTGGGATGCCAACGATAAGCGCTTTATCGATTTGATTATGTCTTGGGGCCCTATGATTGTGGGCCACGCAAATCCTGAAGTAGTAGCTGCAGTGCAGAAGGCCGCAGAAACTAGCTTTAGTTACGGCGCTCCAACTGAAGGTGAGATTGAGTTGGCAGAACGCATTTGCGCTTTGATGCCAAGCGTTGAGCAAGTGCGCATGGTTTCAAGTGGCACAGAGGCAACAATGAGTGCCTTGCGTTTAGCTCGTGGTTATACCGGCCGTGATTTGATTATTAAGTTTGAGGGTTGCTATCACGGTCATGCTGATAGTCTTTTGGTAAAGGCAGGTTCGGGCTTACTAACCTTTGCGGACTCTACTCAGAATGCACCATCTTCAGGTGGTGTTCCACAGGATTTGGTGAAACATACTTTAGTTCTGCCATACAACGATGTGGCGGCAATTGAAGAGGTGTTTAAAAAACAGGGTGATCAAATTGCTGCTGTCATTATTGAGCCAATTGCTGGCAATATGAATTTAATTAAGCCATCGAAAGCATTTTTGGCTGCGATTAGATCTCTCACTAGTAAGCATGGTGCCGTACTTATCTATGACGAAGTGATGACCGGTTTTAGGGTGGCTTTGGGTGGCGCCCAGTCCTTACAAGGTATTACTCCAGATTTGACATGCTTGGGCAAGGTAATGGGCGGTGGTATGCCGATGGCAGCTTTTGGTGGCAAGAAAGAAATCATGTCTAAGCTTGCCCCTTTGGGCAATGTTTACCAGGCTGGAACGCTCTCTGGTAACCCAGTGGCTGTTGCTGCGGGTTTAAAGACATTAGAGATTATTTCTAGAGAAGGTTTCTATGAATGCCTGACAGGTCAGACTGAAAAACTCATGACTGGTCTTAAGGCGGCTGCAGACAAAAATAAGATTCCTTTTGCAGTCGATAGTGAAGGCGGCATGTTTGGTTTTTACTTTGCTGATCATGTTCCGAATTCTTATGAAGCAGTAACCAAAACTAATATTGATGCTTTTAAGAAATTCTTTCATCTGATGTTGGATGAAGGAGTGTACTTAGCACCATCAGCTTATGAGGCAGGATTCACTTCTATT
This region includes:
- the holA gene encoding DNA polymerase III subunit delta; the encoded protein is MVKVDALQVHLKSLSSGGVMLPLYIFSGDEPLLMMEAMDQLRAVAKKQNFTEREVLLQERGFDWSALLSAGQTMSLFGDKRWVELRIPTGKPGRDGADALKQFATQIAAQSAGSEGPDTVVCIVLPRLDGKTKTSAWFSALDDAGMAIQIDSLDRSHLPQWIAGRLKRQDQEVEPGPEGQRALQFIADQVEGNLIAAHQEILKLGLLYPTGKLTEEQIRSSILKVARYNVFELTEAMLAGDLARLNRMLDGLKGEGEPLVLILWSVTEELRILSKLKAASDAGESLQNLMRANRIWGNKERLYPAAIRRVQPLKLRRAMQVAAGLDRQVKGLHAAELPADPWDGLRLVGNLLR
- a CDS encoding glutamate-5-semialdehyde dehydrogenase, whose protein sequence is MSSAIQVMMQDIGMRARAASRAMARASSEQKNQALLHIAKVVRQKTDEIQRVNQVDVERAKANGQDAAFVDRLTMTPKTIETMALGLEQIVSLEDPIGKITPLQKQASGIELGQMRVPLGVIGIIYESRPNVTIDAAALCLKSGNAVILRGGSEAIDSNTLLAQIIQEGLAAAGLPKDAVQVVTTTDRSAVGEMITMTQYIDVIVPRGGKSLIARLMAEARVPMIKHLDGICHTYIDSDADVAMAVKVCDNAKTQRYAPCNAMETLLVNQEIANKVLPTLCKIYQDKGVELRVDSLTRKTLESNGFQNLVDAKEEDWQTEYLAPILSIKTVANIDEAMNHIEQYGSKHTDAIITNDKSKADRFLREVDSASVMVNASTRFADGFEYGLGAEIGISNDKLHARGPVGLDGLTSLKYVVMGHGEIRT
- a CDS encoding CopD family protein, translated to MSNAYLWVKTFHIVFITSWFAGLFYLPRIFVNLAEEKNAESYARLLGMADRLFRFMTILAVPAILLGLTLWLHFGIGRGDTWMHAKLLFVILVIGYHHACLSLLKKFRTGVNKRSGVWFRWFNEVPVILLVVIVALVLFKP
- a CDS encoding THUMP domain-containing protein, whose protein sequence is MRFFVVCPGGLEVPLAQELAEIAGRPECKALGAWVIDPTPTSPTGGVGLAAPLSAAMALNLHSRIASRVLLQMTQAPYRQEEDLYKLASGLAWEEWFTSKQTLRVDVTAHRSPLKSLNFATLKIKDAIVDRLRDVTGDRPSIDTAFPDVRVQAHLTATQVAIYLDTSGEALFKRGWRDEKGDAPLKENLAAGILSFTAWKPGQTLFDPMCGSGTFLIEAAQIALSIPPGAIRAGMYGDDAKPSRLAYRPLITSAHGFGFQRLKPFNESAEQKRWVDLKEGALAQMLEKRKQFPGVDALQITGGDINEKLVSMFKGNWQRAQLPDQPVVRQIDALAAKPPGGVGEGVMLLNPPYGERLVIKGGRGQDRAANQDARYDDVDEPDNRFELNLETGRQSAKRSSRESLKKLQAQEEQDPKFVEFLRQFGQHLKDDFGGWNIFVLTADMALPGQLRIKESKRTPLFNGPLECRLFKFEMHAKRPT
- a CDS encoding rubredoxin — translated: MEFKTYMCLICGWVYDEAAGLPDEGIAPGTLWKDVPMNWTCPECGARKEDFEMMAI
- the hemL gene encoding glutamate-1-semialdehyde 2,1-aminomutase, which gives rise to MAKVDQNEALFERAQKTIPGGVNSPVRAFRQVGGTPRFVAKAKGPYFWDANDKRFIDLIMSWGPMIVGHANPEVVAAVQKAAETSFSYGAPTEGEIELAERICALMPSVEQVRMVSSGTEATMSALRLARGYTGRDLIIKFEGCYHGHADSLLVKAGSGLLTFADSTQNAPSSGGVPQDLVKHTLVLPYNDVAAIEEVFKKQGDQIAAVIIEPIAGNMNLIKPSKAFLAAIRSLTSKHGAVLIYDEVMTGFRVALGGAQSLQGITPDLTCLGKVMGGGMPMAAFGGKKEIMSKLAPLGNVYQAGTLSGNPVAVAAGLKTLEIISREGFYECLTGQTEKLMTGLKAAADKNKIPFAVDSEGGMFGFYFADHVPNSYEAVTKTNIDAFKKFFHLMLDEGVYLAPSAYEAGFTSIAHDNAVLDEIIAAAETAFKKL